One genomic window of Magnolia sinica isolate HGM2019 chromosome 3, MsV1, whole genome shotgun sequence includes the following:
- the LOC131239087 gene encoding dirigent protein 23-like, producing the protein MALITLVQLTIVALFTPMVASSEVQHIKKTNMVFYMQDWGTGPNPTAISVAGRNRTSSTITSFGTIIAIDDAVTEGLDGKSKEVGRARGIYVTSALDASEVHLLFSVLFTNEKYNESTLEIQGSDRANLKQREVSVVSGTGLFRYAKGYAVLETAYIDLPNLNAVIKFNVTVRHP; encoded by the coding sequence ATGGCCCTCATCACATTGGTGCAATTGACCATTGTGGCACTATTCACACCCATGGTGGCTAGCTCTGAAGTCCAACACATCAAGAAGACCAATATGGTGTTCTACATGCAAGATTGGGGGACAGGTCCGAATCCGACTGCCATTTCGGTAGCCGGTCGGAACCGCACATCTTCGACAATAACCAGCTTTGGAACTATCATAGCAATCGACGATGCTGTAACCGAAGGCTTGGATGGGAAATCAAAGGAGGTGGGACGGGCACGCGGTATATATGTGACCTCAGCATTGGACGCTTCCGAAGTCCACTTATTGTTCTCGGTCCTCTTTACCAATGAGAAGTACAATGAGAGCACACTGGAGATACAAGGGTCCGACCGAGCCAACCTCAAGCAGAGGGAGGTTTCAGTGGTGTCCGGCACCGGCTTGTTTCGGTATGCCAAGGGCTATGCTGTCTTAGAGACTGCCTACATTGACCTTCCCAACCTCAATGCAGTGATCAAGTTCAATGTAACCGTTCGACACCCTTGA